The genomic segment ACGCTGAGGCTGGCGATACACAAGTGAGGAATCGGGAGAAGGGGGCCGCTATCGAGGCTAGTTGCTTGTGGCAGCGAAGGCGGCTGGATCAGGTTTCGAGGTCAGCCAGGACGCGATGACGTGTTGACGTTGGCGATACGAAATCATCGGGTGAAATTGAAGTGGTCTTGGTGCGCCCCTCGCTGCGAGGACCAAATTTGCGAGCCATGCGTGATTCGCGATACCGATTCAATAAAAATTTCAATGGTTTGATCGGCCGTCGAAGCGTTTGAGTAGTCGCAGCCCAAACTTTATGCGTGGGAGGATTCTGAACGGAAAAAATCAGCGCCCATGATGATGCGCAGAGGTGGTTCACCCGGGCCATCTGGTAGTCTCTGCTGCGTTACAGTTTTTGATGCTGACCGCCCGTCATGTTCCACGGTGCGCAATCTGATTGAGCGGAAGTTTGGCAAGCAGCTTCTACATCAGGCAATTCGCGAACGATCCCGGCGTGCATGAGCGGATGCGACGGTTTGCACATCCGATGCGCCGGCAGTCTACAGTCCTGGACGACGAATCGCTCCTCCGCAAACGAAAGATCCTGTGATTTGCCTGGCCCGGTGCTGGATCTGGCGTCCGCGCTGAGCCGCTCGCCTATCTCGTCGTGTCGTAACTGGTTGTCCGTGGTTGGACAGGTGAATCGCTGCGCACCGGTCATCTTGCTGATACGCGCGGACCGCTTGGACGCCAGCGGTGCATCGGGGGCATGGCTGGCACGCGCCGAAACAGGTAGGAAGTCGGTCTCAGTCGCGCGAGGCTTCCGCGAGCGCCAGTGCTCTGCGGTTTGGCCTCACTTGCGGGACTGTTCATCGACAATTTGCGCCTCGATTATCGGCGCGCGACCGTTCGTTGGCTCCATGACCTGTGCGAGGGCTCGCCCGCCAGCGGCGGGAGCATTGCCGGGTTCCTGCGGTTGCGGGAAAATATTCGACTCGCTCCGGTGCAGACGGCCTTGCTGCGTCGCTATCAGTGTCCGGGCTCAGGCTATGCGATTAATCCGTCGAGCAGCTGCAGGAGCCGGTCTAAAGGCTGCGCTTTCTGGCAGTAGCCATCGAATCCCGCCGCAATGGCATTGTCAAGTATTGCGATTTCATCAAACGCGGTGAAAGCGATAACGACAACGTCTTTTGTGAGCGGACCTCGCCGTAAATTCCGCGCGACTTCGAATCCGTCCATGCCAGGCATATCAATGTCGACGAGTGCGATCTCGGGGATGTCCGTCTCGACCGCTACCTCAACCTCGCTCCCGTTTAGTATGTAACTAGCGCTATAACCGGACATCGAAAGGAAGGTGGCGATAGCGGCGGCCAGCGATCGACACCACGTCACACGCACTATCCAGAGGAGCTTGGGGCGCATCGGCAAAGCTCGATGGTGTCCAGCGAAGCGCCTCCTGAACGAATGCCTGGGCGTTCAATGCTGCAGACTCCGAAGGAACCTCTTTTATCTGATCGGCGGGTAGATGGGCCGATCCAAAACGGACTAGCACCCGAAATGTTGTGCCCCTGCCGGTTTCACTGACTACGGAAATTTCGCCGCGGTGAAGGTCGACCAGCTCACGCACCAGCGACAGCCCTATGCCGGTTCCTTCCTGGGTGCGACTCACAGCATTTTCAATACGATGAAAACGCTCGAAGATGCGCGGCAACTCATGGTCAGGTATGCCCGCTCCCGTGTCCGCCACCTCGAGCAGGACGTGCCCGGCCTGTCCCCGCAGCCTGACCGTGATGTTCCCCCGCAAGGTATATTTGAAGGCGTTGGACAAAAGGTTGAGGACGATCTTCTCCCACATTTGCCGGTTTACATAGACCGGCTCGGCAAGCGTTGCGCATTCAACACTGTAGGTCAGCCCCCCGGTTTCGATGGCCGACTGGAAAGCGCTCGCAAGATCGCGCGTCAATTCGGCAAGATCGGTCGGCTCGTAAGCAGCCCGTGCACGGCCAGCTTCTATCTGCGAAAAATCAAGGAGCGTGTTGACAAGCCTGAGCAGCCGAAGTGCATTGCGATGAGCAAGGTCTAACTGGACGTGGATGGCGTCCGGCGTAGCGGGCTCCGCGAGAACCGCCTCCAAGGGCCCTAGCATGAGGGTCAAAGGAGTGCGGAACTCGTGGCTGACATTGGAGAAAAACGCCGTCTTTGCGTGGTCGATCGCCGCAAGTGACTCCGCCCGCTTGCGCTCTTCCTCAAGCGCCCGCGCGTCGCGGATCGCGGTGACAATCTGAGAAGTCACCAATTCGAAGAAGCTGCGATAGCCTGCGTCCATGAAGCGATTCGGGCTGAGACCACAGATGAGCGCGCCAAATGCGCGGGTTTGATCAGCATAGGCAAGCGGTAGAACGATGGCGGACCGTATGCCGTCGCCCCAAGGGCTTTGAGGGCACATCCCCCCAGACGGGCAAAACTCGTCCACACGCCGGATATGGCGATTGAGAATCACGTCCCTCCGACACCATTGATCCTCCGTATGGTCAGCCGCCAGCGCGATGGCGGCCGGACCGGTAACTTCAAGTAATTGCGCGCTCACGCCCGTGCTGGCTACGCGTCGGGCCTGGGTGCCGTCTTCGTCAATCAAATAAAAGAGTGCAAACGGCGCATCGCACAGGTTTTCACCCAGGACGGCAGCAGCATTGACGCATACCTGCCGGGCGGTTTTCATATCTGCCGAACTAAGTGCTCCCAGCTTGCGTAGCGTTCCCATTTGTCGCTCGCTGAAAATCTGCTCTGAAATCTCGGTGACGGTAGCCAGCACTCCACCAATCCCTGCCTCTACCGACTCGTCCGGCACCGGGCTGTAAGCCAGGCGGAAATGCGTTTCCTCGCGCGGGACCTTGCGTTCAATCAGTACCGTGACATCGTCGCTGACCGAGGCCGGGCCGCCGCGAAATGGCTGTTCAGCCATCGGCCCCAGAATGTGAAAGACTTCGCGCCAGCAGTCGCTAAATTTCTGCCCCATAGCTCGTGGATGTTTGTCGCCGAGTACGGGTCGATACGCGTCGTTGTAGATCTGAACGAACTCAGCGCCCCACCAGAGCAACATGGGCGAGTGATTGTGCAGGACAAGCGAAGCGGTCGAGCGCAATGCCTGCGACCAGCCCTCGACTGGCCCCAGCGAAGTTCGTTTCCAGTCGAGTGATCGGGCGAGTGCGCAAGCTTCACCGGGGCCCGAAAGACATCCCAGCGCGGACTCAGATTTGGGTTCTATTTGATACGCGCCGACGGAGCGATTTTCGGTTGAACTCATTTGCGCCACCAGAACCAAAATATGCTTGATTTGTTGCCTGCTTACCTACGACAGGCAGCAGGCTAGCGGATTCTTATCATAACAATTGGCAAATGCTCAGGTGATAGCGCGTAACGGCTGGCCAAATGGCGCAGTCAATGCCGCAAATAGGATTCGGCATCTTCCTGAGCGGCTCGGCAGCGGTGAACAGCATGCAGACGAAGCTACTCGCGAGGATTCACCAAAAACTAAACACCTTCACCCTTCGCTCGTCGGAGCCGATCGAATGCGCGCAGAGAGACCCCTACCGCTCGCTGCAGGATCTTGTGCATCTGCAGCACATGCGAAAGTCCACGAGGCTAACGTCCGGGTACACCCGTTTTTAAACCCAGTTCCAAGCGTGACGTAACCGCATCCAACCATCGCCCTTGACATCTTTAATGCGCGATTTGTAAGGGTTTGATTTGACGCACGTTTGTGCGTCATCGAACCGGGAGTTTCGCAAGTTGACAACCTTATAGTCGCAACGTTGACATGTTTAATGCGTTCTACGACGAGCGCAGGCTGACGCCATCACTGGGCTATATCTTCAACGACCGATGGCTCGATCCCTGTGAATCGCTCGTCTCGATTCTATGGAAATTCGAGAGGGTGAACGCGCTGCCGGGCCATGTCATTGCCCGACTGATGGGGCCCAACATTGACCCGTACGAAGGTGTCGTGCCGCAGCCCGATACGATCGATATCGGCAGGCTGCACGCCACGCTCGGGGTACGGACCGCGGTGCTTCACATGGCCCTCCAGCAGCCGAGTCAGCGTCGGCGCTATAGCCCGATATTCCGGCACTGCCGACGTTGCATGACGCGCGGCTATCACTCCGTTCTTCATCAGATGGAGTGCGTCCGGACCTGTCCCGCCCATCATCGCCAGTTGGAAATCGCCTGTCTACGCTGCGGCTATGAGGCCCCGTGTGTCGTCAACGTGCGACTGCTTGAATCGCCTTATCGCTGTGCGGAATGTGGCAAGAGTTATGGCGGCGGCGGATGGTCGCCCGACG from the Paraburkholderia sp. D15 genome contains:
- a CDS encoding HAMP domain-containing sensor histidine kinase, coding for MSSTENRSVGAYQIEPKSESALGCLSGPGEACALARSLDWKRTSLGPVEGWSQALRSTASLVLHNHSPMLLWWGAEFVQIYNDAYRPVLGDKHPRAMGQKFSDCWREVFHILGPMAEQPFRGGPASVSDDVTVLIERKVPREETHFRLAYSPVPDESVEAGIGGVLATVTEISEQIFSERQMGTLRKLGALSSADMKTARQVCVNAAAVLGENLCDAPFALFYLIDEDGTQARRVASTGVSAQLLEVTGPAAIALAADHTEDQWCRRDVILNRHIRRVDEFCPSGGMCPQSPWGDGIRSAIVLPLAYADQTRAFGALICGLSPNRFMDAGYRSFFELVTSQIVTAIRDARALEEERKRAESLAAIDHAKTAFFSNVSHEFRTPLTLMLGPLEAVLAEPATPDAIHVQLDLAHRNALRLLRLVNTLLDFSQIEAGRARAAYEPTDLAELTRDLASAFQSAIETGGLTYSVECATLAEPVYVNRQMWEKIVLNLLSNAFKYTLRGNITVRLRGQAGHVLLEVADTGAGIPDHELPRIFERFHRIENAVSRTQEGTGIGLSLVRELVDLHRGEISVVSETGRGTTFRVLVRFGSAHLPADQIKEVPSESAALNAQAFVQEALRWTPSSFADAPQAPLDSACDVVSIAGRRYRHLPFDVRL